A stretch of the Oenococcus sp. UCMA 16435 genome encodes the following:
- the menE gene encoding o-succinylbenzoate--CoA ligase — MQNWLTKQADLFPERMALFYRGQSWTFAELKKEVEKICGHLASLEINSNKRVAVLPGNTAASYMTILAIQQLGLQPVLLNFRLSNDELQRQLVDAGLQAVLIDDSLKSRFKKELKLNASCLFISELESLKITLPQIVEDFPNQKIASIMYTSGTTGKAHGVLQTYGNHFYSAVGSAFNLGFNPEDQWLCVVPIFHISGFSIMMRSLVYGMGVVLLSHFDPENVTKLLSSHAISLVSVVPLMLKQLLQFYPKDGYQNNFRAFLLGGEPIDQNTLDICLRKGIKVIQSYGMTETCSQVVALNFQDAARKIGSVGKALFPVQLRIADDQTNEVQLKGPNLAKGYLNDDQRFKSKFTGDGWFKTGDVGFIDGEGFLFIKGRLDEMFISGGENIFPNQIENVYAKLTGIKEIGIIGISDQKWGKVPCAFIVPASSKLPDQEELLSYGRRHLAHYKVPKKFIFVDNLPHTASGKLQHSKLHTIYLENYNR; from the coding sequence GTGCAGAATTGGTTGACTAAACAGGCCGATTTGTTTCCGGAGAGAATGGCGTTATTTTATAGGGGACAAAGTTGGACTTTTGCCGAATTAAAAAAAGAAGTCGAAAAAATTTGTGGACATTTGGCAAGTCTCGAAATAAATTCTAATAAAAGGGTTGCTGTTTTACCTGGAAATACAGCCGCCAGTTACATGACAATCCTGGCAATTCAACAACTTGGCTTGCAACCGGTTCTCTTGAATTTTCGTTTATCAAATGACGAACTTCAAAGGCAGCTTGTAGATGCCGGCCTGCAAGCCGTTCTGATTGATGATTCTTTAAAGAGTCGTTTTAAAAAGGAACTAAAGCTGAATGCCTCTTGTCTTTTTATTTCGGAACTTGAATCCTTGAAGATTACTCTTCCGCAAATAGTTGAGGATTTCCCCAATCAGAAAATTGCTTCTATTATGTATACTTCCGGAACAACGGGAAAAGCTCATGGAGTATTGCAGACCTATGGCAACCATTTTTATTCAGCGGTCGGCTCGGCTTTTAATCTGGGATTCAATCCTGAAGACCAGTGGCTTTGCGTTGTCCCGATTTTTCATATCAGCGGTTTTTCAATTATGATGCGCAGTTTGGTTTATGGAATGGGAGTTGTCCTGCTTTCTCATTTCGATCCGGAAAATGTCACTAAGTTATTGTCTTCTCATGCAATTTCATTAGTTTCTGTTGTACCACTTATGCTAAAACAACTTTTGCAGTTTTATCCAAAAGATGGCTATCAAAATAATTTCCGCGCCTTCTTACTCGGAGGGGAACCAATCGATCAAAATACGCTTGATATTTGTCTGCGAAAGGGAATTAAGGTCATTCAATCTTATGGGATGACGGAAACTTGTTCTCAAGTTGTAGCTTTGAACTTTCAGGATGCCGCGCGAAAAATCGGTTCAGTTGGCAAAGCTCTTTTTCCAGTCCAGTTGCGTATTGCGGATGATCAAACAAACGAAGTTCAATTAAAGGGTCCCAATCTTGCCAAGGGCTATCTTAACGATGATCAACGATTCAAATCTAAATTTACCGGAGACGGTTGGTTTAAAACCGGTGATGTTGGTTTTATTGATGGAGAAGGTTTTTTGTTTATTAAAGGCCGTTTGGACGAAATGTTCATTTCCGGTGGAGAAAATATTTTCCCCAATCAAATTGAAAATGTTTATGCAAAATTAACAGGAATTAAAGAAATTGGGATTATTGGAATTTCGGATCAGAAGTGGGGAAAAGTTCCTTGCGCTTTTATTGTTCCAGCTTCGAGCAAACTGCCCGATCAAGAAGAATTATTGTCTTATGGAAGAAGACACCTGGCACATTACAAAGTTCCAAAAAAATTTATTTTCGTTGATAATTTACCGCATACTGCCAGTGGAAAATTACAACATTCAAAGTTGCATACTATTTATTTAGAAAATTATAATCGATAA
- a CDS encoding DUF1430 domain-containing protein, with product MILIRKLHGYSLIKQHGTHLSLSLGSSGLMFALLFLLLSGNLVLSIAVISLIGEFLVSLVNIYFLDSKSITQVKEL from the coding sequence CTGATTTTAATTAGAAAACTTCATGGATATTCGTTGATAAAACAGCATGGCACGCACCTGTCACTTTCATTAGGATCCAGTGGATTAATGTTCGCTTTGCTATTTCTACTCCTGTCTGGCAACTTAGTACTTTCAATTGCAGTTATTTCTTTAATCGGAGAATTTCTGGTTTCTCTGGTTAATATTTATTTTCTGGATAGCAAATCAATCACTCAAGTAAAGGAACTCTAA
- a CDS encoding teichoic acid D-Ala incorporation-associated protein DltX, with protein MKAFLILFHSPTVQFIGRTFFYFAILVVLLYLYGYTGISDGGFIYNEF; from the coding sequence ATGAAGGCTTTTTTAATTTTGTTTCATAGCCCAACCGTTCAATTTATTGGTCGTACATTTTTTTATTTTGCGATCCTTGTAGTGCTGCTTTATTTGTATGGGTATACGGGTATTAGTGACGGCGGCTTTATTTATAACGAATTTTAA
- a CDS encoding PaaI family thioesterase, which produces MENLGIEIEYASQQKTLVSIIVTDRLKNLSGFLHDGFISILAETAASISANCLAKKGQIAVGVNVNTNHFITVKNGLLKALAKPIAISDTTQLWKVEIFQYPGRKIISTSNVTTILKNK; this is translated from the coding sequence CTGGAAAACTTAGGCATTGAAATCGAGTATGCCAGTCAACAAAAAACACTCGTTTCAATAATAGTGACCGATAGATTAAAAAATCTGTCCGGTTTTTTGCACGACGGTTTCATTAGTATTTTAGCCGAAACAGCTGCCAGTATTTCCGCTAACTGTCTTGCTAAAAAGGGCCAAATTGCAGTCGGAGTGAACGTAAACACAAATCATTTTATAACGGTTAAAAATGGTCTTTTAAAGGCACTTGCCAAACCGATTGCAATCTCTGATACAACCCAACTATGGAAGGTCGAAATTTTCCAATATCCAGGCAGGAAAATAATCAGCACAAGCAATGTTACAACTATTTTGAAGAACAAATAA
- a CDS encoding alpha/beta hydrolase encodes MKRVKNIILIGLLLLGIFASLFSGEKWVKANVKNQAIVYNSQLNPTIMIPGSSANNHRFDNLVSTLNRQSTAHSLLRVQVNENNSITYSGRICANDNQPYIVIGFQNNSDGYANIKRQAKWLEVAMKFLQKRYHFNHFNAFGHSNGGLDWTIYLEKYFNQKSSTIGTLMTVGSPFNFSEKSESNRTQMLTDLIKGRGKLPRNMTVYSIAGTETYNDDGIVPIESVLSGKYVFQKNVHSYTQITVSGNDSEHSDLPTNPQIVQLIQRDILNTQNQKQSFNPALNNR; translated from the coding sequence ATGAAGAGAGTTAAAAATATAATTCTAATCGGCCTATTATTGTTAGGTATTTTTGCTTCTTTGTTTTCCGGTGAAAAGTGGGTTAAAGCCAATGTTAAAAACCAGGCAATTGTTTATAATTCTCAACTTAATCCAACCATTATGATACCGGGCTCTTCTGCTAATAATCATCGTTTCGATAATCTGGTTTCGACTCTCAATCGTCAGTCGACTGCGCATTCTTTATTAAGGGTTCAAGTAAATGAAAACAATTCGATTACTTATTCCGGCCGAATTTGTGCCAACGACAATCAACCTTATATCGTAATTGGATTTCAGAATAATAGCGATGGCTATGCAAATATCAAACGGCAGGCAAAATGGCTCGAGGTTGCCATGAAATTTTTGCAAAAACGTTATCATTTTAATCATTTCAACGCCTTCGGCCATTCCAATGGCGGCTTGGATTGGACAATTTATTTGGAAAAATATTTTAACCAGAAAAGTTCGACAATTGGTACTTTGATGACGGTTGGATCGCCTTTTAATTTTTCTGAAAAATCGGAAAGTAATCGCACGCAAATGTTGACTGATTTGATTAAGGGTAGAGGTAAATTGCCAAGAAACATGACAGTCTATTCGATTGCAGGCACGGAGACTTACAACGACGATGGAATTGTTCCAATCGAAAGCGTTTTGTCGGGGAAATATGTTTTTCAAAAGAATGTTCATTCCTATACGCAAATTACTGTTTCTGGAAATGATTCAGAGCATTCCGATCTACCAACAAATCCGCAAATTGTTCAACTAATTCAACGAGATATTCTTAATACGCAAAATCAAAAACAATCTTTTAATCCTGCTTTGAACAATCGTTAA
- a CDS encoding M3 family oligoendopeptidase has protein sequence MKYSQNWNIDVVFPGINSPELKTAFKKAENENQNLSAILASLKKNSSNEEIIEAADELQTAEAKLDTIAFYLTAWSSANYGKAESGPKFDLLSKILINYGVQEQKWGKFLAALSEDRFNDFLSDKKVQPIAFILKETREQAGELLDEKTEKLIKEFQVDGLHAWSAHYDTISSGLSTNYTDENGRIQKVSAGQALNLLDGISDNNARSDLMQNYEKMWGKAEKLSSDTLNHLAGARLTEYKAHGITDFLEKPLELNRLSRASLDAMWDTVAKNEDMLVKFFARKAKLLGLASDKISWQDQTAPVRVPGYKARTLNYDQAADFIVKNFSKYSKKMGAFAQQAFENQWIESEDRPGKQPGGWDESIPTLKEDRIFLTFTGSVNDAATIAHELGHAFHSHVLYDLPQWRQNYAMNVAETASTFAETIINTANVEAAQSDAEKITLLDAKIANATAMFMNIRARYIFESNFYKERQKGILTPQQLNKMMAEAQKEAFSGALAENGTHPHFWTSKLHFYIDDVPFYNFPYTFGYLFSLGIFDWAQKQTDFESAYISLLRDTANMNSEELAKKHLGADLTKPDFWQAGADLIKKDVDQFLSLTEKL, from the coding sequence ATGAAGTACTCACAAAACTGGAATATCGATGTTGTCTTTCCCGGGATCAACTCGCCGGAGCTAAAAACAGCTTTTAAAAAAGCCGAAAACGAAAATCAAAACTTGTCTGCAATCCTTGCTTCGTTAAAGAAGAATTCAAGTAATGAAGAAATAATCGAAGCAGCCGATGAATTGCAAACAGCAGAAGCAAAATTAGATACGATTGCTTTTTACCTTACAGCTTGGAGTTCCGCCAATTATGGAAAAGCAGAATCCGGACCAAAGTTTGACCTTCTATCGAAGATTTTAATTAACTACGGTGTTCAGGAACAAAAATGGGGAAAATTTTTGGCTGCTCTGTCAGAAGATCGTTTTAACGATTTCTTATCTGATAAAAAAGTCCAACCGATTGCCTTCATCTTAAAGGAAACAAGGGAACAGGCAGGTGAGTTGCTCGACGAAAAAACCGAGAAACTAATTAAGGAATTCCAGGTTGATGGCCTGCATGCCTGGTCGGCGCATTACGACACAATCTCATCCGGATTATCAACCAACTATACCGATGAAAATGGCAGAATCCAAAAGGTCTCAGCCGGACAGGCTCTGAATTTGCTCGATGGAATCAGTGATAACAACGCCCGATCCGATTTAATGCAAAACTACGAAAAAATGTGGGGCAAGGCTGAAAAACTTTCTTCCGATACCCTAAATCACTTGGCGGGAGCCCGTTTAACCGAATATAAAGCCCACGGAATTACTGATTTTTTGGAGAAACCTCTGGAATTAAATCGCTTATCGCGTGCTTCTTTGGATGCAATGTGGGATACAGTTGCCAAAAACGAAGACATGCTCGTTAAGTTCTTTGCTAGAAAAGCAAAATTACTGGGGCTTGCTTCCGATAAGATTTCCTGGCAGGATCAGACCGCTCCGGTTCGGGTTCCCGGCTATAAAGCACGAACTTTAAATTACGATCAAGCGGCCGATTTTATCGTCAAAAATTTCAGCAAATATTCTAAAAAGATGGGAGCTTTCGCACAACAGGCTTTTGAAAATCAGTGGATCGAATCCGAAGACCGTCCCGGAAAACAACCCGGCGGTTGGGATGAATCGATTCCAACTTTAAAAGAGGATAGGATTTTTCTGACTTTCACCGGTTCAGTTAACGATGCCGCAACAATCGCCCATGAATTGGGTCATGCTTTTCATTCACATGTTTTGTATGATTTGCCTCAATGGCGGCAAAATTATGCGATGAATGTTGCCGAGACCGCCTCAACTTTTGCAGAAACGATCATTAATACTGCCAACGTGGAAGCTGCTCAATCGGATGCTGAAAAAATTACTTTGCTGGATGCTAAAATTGCCAATGCTACGGCGATGTTCATGAATATCCGTGCTCGTTATATTTTTGAAAGCAATTTTTATAAAGAACGGCAAAAGGGTATTTTAACACCACAACAATTAAATAAAATGATGGCAGAAGCTCAAAAAGAAGCCTTTTCCGGAGCTTTGGCCGAAAATGGTACCCATCCCCATTTTTGGACTTCCAAACTGCATTTTTATATCGACGATGTTCCTTTTTACAATTTTCCTTATACCTTTGGCTATCTGTTCAGTTTGGGAATCTTCGACTGGGCTCAAAAGCAAACCGATTTTGAATCAGCCTATATTTCATTACTACGCGATACAGCGAATATGAATTCCGAAGAATTAGCAAAGAAACACTTGGGTGCCGATCTGACCAAGCCCGACTTCTGGCAGGCCGGTGCCGATCTGATCAAAAAAGATGTCGATCAATTCTTAAGTTTGACCGAAAAGCTATAA
- a CDS encoding putative bacteriocin export ABC transporter, with protein MKLELNHITKSFSGKKILRDFNLTVQSGEFVGIVGKSGSGKSTILNLLGLFDDYEQGQYLIDGKKVPRINTKAATKVIREKINYLFQNFALVNDLTVGKNLELALKYTETSKKEAADKIALVLKQVGLANREKDIVATLSGGEQQRIAIARAMLKPGDLLLADEPTAALDKENRDLVFALLMELNKKHKTIVLVTHDLELASKISRTIQIN; from the coding sequence ATGAAGTTAGAACTGAATCATATTACCAAGTCATTTAGCGGCAAAAAAATTCTTCGGGATTTTAATCTGACTGTTCAATCCGGTGAATTCGTTGGAATAGTCGGCAAATCGGGATCCGGCAAATCGACCATTTTGAATTTGCTTGGTCTTTTTGACGATTATGAACAGGGCCAGTATTTGATTGATGGAAAAAAAGTTCCACGAATTAATACAAAGGCTGCAACCAAAGTGATTCGTGAGAAGATTAATTACCTTTTTCAAAATTTTGCGCTCGTCAATGATTTGACAGTTGGAAAAAATTTGGAATTGGCTTTGAAATACACAGAAACTTCCAAAAAAGAAGCAGCGGATAAAATCGCCCTTGTTTTAAAGCAGGTCGGGCTGGCAAATCGTGAAAAAGATATTGTTGCAACGCTTTCCGGTGGCGAACAACAACGGATTGCGATTGCCAGAGCGATGCTTAAACCCGGAGATTTACTTTTGGCCGATGAACCAACTGCGGCTTTGGATAAAGAAAATCGCGATCTGGTTTTTGCTCTTTTGATGGAACTCAATAAAAAGCACAAAACGATCGTTCTTGTTACTCATGATCTCGAACTGGCAAGTAAGATCTCAAGAACGATTCAAATAAATTGA
- the menB gene encoding 1,4-dihydroxy-2-naphthoyl-CoA synthase has product MEAASWKKVKDYSEIIFERKEKIAKLTINRPEKRNAFTPVTISQLIDAFTICRDDSSIGVIILTGAGDEAFSSGGDQGVRGNGGYVGPDQIARLNVLDLQHLIRIIPKPVIAMVKGWSVGGGNVLQLVCDLTIAADNAKFGQTGPKVGSFDAGYGSGYLARVIGHKRAKEVWFLNHWYTADEALAMNWINKVVALADVEKETLKWCDELLTKSPTALRFIKAAMNADTDGLAGLQQFAGDATMLYYTTDEAKEGRDAFNEKRRPDFDKFPKFP; this is encoded by the coding sequence ATGGAAGCAGCTAGTTGGAAGAAAGTAAAAGATTATTCTGAAATCATTTTTGAAAGAAAAGAAAAAATAGCCAAATTAACGATTAATCGTCCGGAAAAAAGAAATGCCTTTACTCCGGTTACGATTAGCCAATTAATAGATGCTTTTACCATTTGCCGTGATGATAGTTCGATTGGCGTCATCATCTTAACCGGTGCCGGTGATGAGGCTTTTAGTTCCGGCGGCGATCAGGGAGTTCGCGGAAATGGCGGTTATGTCGGACCCGATCAAATCGCTCGCTTGAATGTTTTGGATCTTCAACACTTGATCAGAATTATTCCCAAGCCGGTGATTGCGATGGTTAAAGGATGGTCGGTCGGCGGCGGCAACGTTTTGCAATTGGTTTGCGATTTAACGATTGCTGCCGATAATGCAAAGTTTGGCCAGACCGGGCCGAAAGTCGGTAGTTTCGATGCCGGCTACGGCTCTGGTTATTTAGCAAGAGTAATCGGCCATAAGCGTGCCAAAGAGGTTTGGTTTTTAAATCACTGGTATACAGCTGACGAAGCCTTGGCAATGAATTGGATTAATAAAGTAGTAGCTTTAGCAGATGTTGAAAAAGAAACACTGAAATGGTGCGATGAGTTATTGACCAAATCTCCAACAGCCCTTCGTTTCATCAAGGCCGCTATGAACGCCGACACGGACGGATTGGCCGGTTTGCAGCAATTTGCCGGCGATGCGACAATGCTCTACTATACGACTGATGAAGCCAAAGAAGGCCGTGACGCTTTTAATGAAAAACGTCGTCCCGATTTCGACAAGTTTCCTAAATTTCCGTAA
- a CDS encoding bacteriocin — translation MKLIKNFFALISFLLLSFLLVGFFKELDQQFLYHTDQILTISTWDQKSNKETIFKGLDQETKKQKINLYKSTSSVDQSNTIKYIYPFIGDKKLKNDFHNFDISKKNRIISFSQLQKRDIRGEYFVRGEVNKQKFLKILKKLGLSGNFINVNFPRFFSSYMCQEGILLSIFALLLINFLIFLHERSANFKAYAIKRLHGYSIFKIFIDDLKKSTIYFLLLPSCAAIVTFLFLLISPYHGQLLFFLKWLIIAYSVLTILLLMLNLLSYASLSLIDVSQMVKGKRPYKMLRSIALGSKFAMILIVSLLLVQNVASLSDLKKIQKHNEIWLKVDNYYSLYFAPFITGNKEYGDVAEKFNRLFAEEEKYGAILIKNNNASNPKKDNFEPTNGNVLIVNNNFVSLYRKFDKNIFAGKRIDRQKTINLFLPTKAQRKKTAIEKNFTDWFQFEKGDPNQSAAVSFSAKNMNKDYYIFTFNSRASIDQPYADSPLIALIQNQSVQRDFYYAAATNGGIIFKDYQHLRNSLDKYGLSHYISGITSFKDDVADQISSLDKEIFLLTITIILVIFVLVLSIIMDIGEYF, via the coding sequence ATGAAACTGATTAAAAATTTCTTTGCTTTAATAAGTTTTTTGCTTTTATCTTTCCTGCTTGTCGGTTTCTTTAAAGAGCTCGACCAACAATTTTTGTACCATACCGATCAAATTTTGACGATATCGACTTGGGACCAGAAAAGCAATAAAGAAACAATCTTTAAAGGCCTTGACCAAGAAACCAAAAAACAAAAAATTAATCTTTATAAATCAACCAGTAGTGTTGACCAATCCAATACAATTAAATATATTTATCCTTTTATCGGCGATAAAAAACTTAAAAACGACTTTCATAATTTCGATATTTCCAAAAAGAATCGAATTATTTCTTTTTCTCAGTTGCAGAAAAGAGATATTCGAGGCGAATATTTTGTTCGAGGCGAGGTTAACAAACAAAAGTTTTTGAAAATCTTAAAGAAACTTGGTCTGAGCGGAAACTTTATCAACGTGAATTTTCCGAGGTTCTTTTCATCATATATGTGCCAGGAAGGGATCCTGCTTTCAATCTTTGCCTTGCTGTTAATTAATTTTTTGATCTTCTTACACGAACGCAGCGCTAATTTCAAAGCATATGCAATTAAAAGACTCCACGGATATTCAATTTTTAAGATATTCATTGATGACTTAAAGAAATCAACAATCTATTTTTTGTTGCTGCCAAGTTGCGCTGCCATCGTCACTTTTTTGTTTTTATTAATCAGCCCTTATCATGGACAATTATTGTTTTTTCTTAAATGGCTGATAATTGCATATTCGGTTCTGACTATTCTGCTTTTGATGCTTAATCTTTTGTCTTATGCATCATTATCGCTGATCGATGTCTCGCAAATGGTCAAAGGCAAACGTCCTTATAAAATGTTAAGGTCAATCGCTTTGGGAAGCAAGTTTGCGATGATCCTCATCGTTTCCTTATTACTGGTACAAAATGTTGCTAGTTTATCCGACCTGAAGAAAATTCAGAAGCATAATGAAATCTGGCTGAAAGTCGATAATTATTATTCGCTTTATTTCGCTCCGTTTATTACCGGAAACAAAGAGTATGGCGACGTAGCAGAAAAATTTAACCGACTTTTTGCAGAAGAAGAAAAATATGGCGCAATCTTAATTAAAAATAATAATGCTTCTAATCCAAAAAAGGACAATTTTGAACCTACAAACGGAAATGTTTTAATCGTCAATAACAATTTCGTTTCACTTTATAGAAAATTCGATAAAAATATTTTTGCCGGTAAGAGAATCGATCGGCAAAAAACAATCAATCTGTTTTTGCCAACAAAGGCTCAGCGTAAAAAAACTGCGATCGAAAAAAATTTTACCGATTGGTTTCAATTTGAAAAAGGCGATCCGAATCAATCAGCCGCAGTTTCCTTTTCCGCCAAAAATATGAACAAGGACTATTACATATTCACTTTTAATAGTCGTGCTTCCATTGATCAGCCTTATGCGGATTCACCTTTAATTGCGCTGATCCAAAACCAGTCGGTCCAAAGAGATTTTTATTATGCAGCGGCCACTAACGGAGGAATTATCTTCAAAGACTATCAACATCTGCGCAATAGTTTGGATAAATATGGTCTATCGCATTATATTTCCGGAATAACAAGTTTTAAAGACGATGTTGCTGATCAAATTTCTTCTTTGGATAAAGAGATTTTTCTTTTAACAATTACAATCATCTTGGTCATTTTCGTTCTGGTCTTGTCAATCATTATGGATATAGGTGAATATTTTTAG
- a CDS encoding YxeA family protein — protein sequence MENKKSHFKLTKIIALLIPVFILTTIFSFRNPLTDRYNPFLNSEQSYAKVKKGTQKYRNVTAYTEQGHKLSYTLDFGGYDPDEQYVKITHKGKYVKRVIYVQAKNAPRKVR from the coding sequence ATGGAAAATAAAAAATCCCATTTCAAACTAACGAAAATCATCGCGCTGTTGATTCCAGTTTTTATACTGACAACGATATTTTCGTTTCGTAATCCACTCACTGATCGCTACAATCCTTTTCTTAATAGCGAACAGTCTTACGCCAAAGTCAAGAAAGGAACCCAGAAATATCGAAATGTCACAGCCTATACAGAGCAAGGGCACAAATTGTCCTACACACTCGACTTTGGTGGCTATGATCCCGACGAACAATACGTAAAAATCACTCATAAAGGAAAATATGTCAAACGAGTTATTTACGTCCAAGCAAAAAACGCTCCAAGAAAGGTTAGATGA
- a CDS encoding PTS sugar transporter subunit IIC: protein MGKLGNLQKRMEKTLFFSSFYISLKNFLPIIVLSVFLQLFINIFLTSNSFFLTVFHLKFFAFLEPLNRIATFADISFRRLLMPLFAYFLSNQIENQKGINRPLIAISNFIVIWLFSNNQFLLQGSGQNLLLVSLIVFILTLVMIKISNLHKTSTGQGYLLSFCLFVITCFFVITNIFSNFQFVNAGQWFNDNLISDLSTNFYGVALLTVCASLLLWMGLPLPSCLRQTSFSLPAAVNNLGASLDKKTSTIPNPLSLHTLYDSFAVFGGVSMSLALIIVLLIRSKNSQKKLAQIALIPSLLNNNQILNFGLPFFLNPLLLIPAILAPLSGILLSGLALKLNLINPAVYQLPKNTPNIFTAFLSSNGDWRTILLVLLILGIGVLIYLPFVNRLLKGAGNEES from the coding sequence TTGGGAAAATTAGGGAATTTACAAAAACGAATGGAAAAAACTTTATTTTTTTCAAGTTTTTATATCAGCTTGAAGAATTTTCTGCCGATTATAGTTTTAAGTGTTTTCCTTCAGCTTTTTATTAATATTTTTTTAACGTCCAACAGTTTTTTTCTCACTGTTTTTCATTTAAAATTTTTCGCTTTTTTAGAGCCTTTGAATCGTATTGCAACATTTGCCGATATTTCCTTTCGACGTCTGTTGATGCCACTTTTTGCCTATTTCTTATCTAATCAAATCGAGAATCAAAAAGGAATCAACCGGCCTTTAATTGCTATATCGAATTTTATTGTAATTTGGTTATTTTCCAATAATCAGTTCCTTCTTCAAGGGTCTGGGCAAAACCTTCTACTGGTCAGCTTGATTGTTTTTATTTTGACTTTAGTAATGATTAAGATTTCCAATTTGCATAAAACATCGACCGGCCAGGGTTATTTGCTTTCTTTTTGCTTATTCGTGATCACTTGCTTTTTTGTTATAACGAATATCTTTTCGAATTTTCAATTTGTGAATGCTGGTCAGTGGTTTAATGACAATCTTATCAGCGATTTGTCGACTAATTTTTACGGTGTCGCACTGCTGACCGTTTGTGCCAGTCTGCTGCTTTGGATGGGTTTGCCGCTTCCATCATGTTTAAGACAAACAAGTTTTTCTCTTCCAGCGGCGGTCAATAATTTGGGTGCCTCGCTCGACAAAAAAACTTCGACAATACCAAATCCATTGAGTTTGCATACCCTTTATGATTCATTTGCCGTTTTTGGCGGTGTATCGATGAGTCTGGCCCTGATTATTGTTCTTTTAATTCGTTCCAAGAATTCGCAAAAAAAGCTTGCTCAAATTGCTTTGATCCCAAGCCTTTTGAATAATAATCAAATTCTTAATTTTGGCCTTCCTTTTTTTCTGAACCCCTTATTGCTGATACCGGCAATCTTGGCGCCTTTGTCAGGAATTCTGCTTTCCGGACTTGCTTTAAAGTTGAATTTGATCAACCCAGCTGTTTATCAATTGCCGAAAAATACTCCGAATATATTTACGGCTTTCTTATCCAGCAACGGTGACTGGAGAACTATCTTACTGGTTTTATTAATTTTGGGAATCGGTGTTTTGATTTATCTTCCTTTTGTTAATCGTTTGTTAAAGGGGGCCGGAAATGAAGAGAGTTAA